CGTATATGCCATTGGCGACGTTAATGGGCAGACCCTGCTGGCCCATGCCGCCGAACATCAGGGCGACTACGTCGCACGGCATATTCTTGAGAAAGACCCTGATTCTTACGCATCCGGCCCTGTGCCTTCATGCGTTTACGGCAGCCTTGAAATCATGCGGGTGGGCATGACGGAACGTCAGGCCCTGGCGGAAGGCGGCGAAGTTATGGTGTCTCGCGCTCAGTTGATGTCCAATGCCATCGCTCAGGCAGGCGGAGATGCCTGCGGATTTGTAAAAATCCTATGGCGTAATGGCTCAATTGTGGGAATCGCCGCATTGGGACACGGCGTTTCCCACCTTGTGACCGTGGCCCAGCTGTTGCTGATCGGCCAGTATTGCGAGGAACGCCTGCACTCCTTCATGTTCGCACATCCAACTCTGGATGAAATTTTACACTCGGCTCTGGAAGCCCCACGCCAGGCAATTGGCTAATATCTTAAACACGTATTGCTTCAGCGGCGTCTCGATTTTATGTTGCGGCATTTGTCTTGTTAAATCGTGACGTCGCTAAAGCTATTTTGTGTTCGTGCGCATTTTGTAGACCCAAAAACCTTGTCAGACGCAGTTAAGTTGGAGTAACTATTTCCCCGCCAAAAAATCAGAGTGGTTTTTTATAGCGTAATCCTGACCCATCCCCCACAAGGAGAACGATGATGTCCTACGTGCAACGTGTTATAAGCAATCTTCAAGACAGATATGCCTATGAACCCGTATTCCTTCAAGCTGTACAAGAAGTGTTGCATAGTTTGCAGCCCGTATTGGACAAAAATCCTCATTATGAGCGCAATAAAATTCTGGAGCGCATTGTCGAACCTGAGCGCACCATTTCTTTTAGAGTGCAGTGGGTTGATGATAACGGTCAGGTACAGGTTAACAAAGGCTTTCGTGTTCAGTACAACTCTGCCATTGGCCCCTACAAAGGTGGCCTGCGTTTTCACCCCAGCGTGAACCAGGGAATTTTGAAATTTTTGGGTTTTGAGCAGGTTTTCAAAAATTCGCTCACAGGGCTCGCCATCGGCGGCGGCAAGGGCGGCGCGGATTTTGACCCCAAGGGCAAATCTGAAATGGAAATTATGCGCTTCTGCCAGGCTTTTATGAGTGAGTTGTTCCGGCATATCGGGGCTACCATTGACGTGCCCGCTGGCGACATGGGCGTGGGCGGCCGCGAAATAGGCTATCTTTACGGTCAGTACAAGCGCCTTACCTGCAGTTACGAAGGTGTGCTTACGGGCAAGAATCTGCTTTTTGGCGGATCATTGGCGCGTACTGAAGCCACGGGATACGGGGCGGTTTACTTTGCGCAGAGCATGCTCGACGCCAGAGGAAAAAGCCTTGAAGACAGAACATGCGTGGTTTCCGGCGCTGGCAATGTGGCCATCTATTGCTGCGAAAAGCTCTATCAGGTCGGCGCCAAGCCCGTCACCGTGTCTGATTCACGCGGGATGATTCATGATCCTGAAGGGATCAAGGTTGACGTGCTCAAGCAGGTCAAAGAAGTTGAGCGCGCGTCCTTGAGCCGCTATGCGGAGATCGTCCCTTCCGCCGTGTACACCCCGACAAGCGGCTACCCTGAAGGGCGCAATGCCGTGTGGTCCGTACCCTGCTTTGCGGCCTTTCCCTGCGCGACCCAGAACGAGCTGAACCTTGAAGACGCCAAGGCTCTGCTCGCCAATGGCTGCCAGTGTGTGGCTGAAGGCGCAAACATGCCCTCCACCCTGGACGCCATGCATGCATTCCTTAAGGCCGGCATTTGTTACGGCCCCGCCAAGGCGGCCAATGCGGGCGGTGTTGCCACCAGCCAGCTTGAAATGGCCCAGAATGCCAGCATGCAAAGCTGGTCCTTTGAGGCGGTGGACAACAAGCTCCGCCAAATCATGAATAATATCTACATGAGCGCCGCTGAAACGGCAGCGGAATTCGGCGTGCCCGGCAACCTTGTTGTTGGCGCGAACATCGCGGGCTTCTGCAAGGTGGCTGATGCTATGGTGGCACAGGGCGTCTAGCAGCCTGCCCCCATCGCACGTACTGCAAAAAGCCGGAGGCCTCACGGGGCTTCCGGCTTTTTCTGTGCGCCCTTAAACTGCTTTGTGGGGGCGACCCTTATGCAAAAGGGTAGCCTCCCCCACGCCCCCACCCCCTAAAACTCTTATTGTGCCTTGGTAAATACAATGGCTTTTCTGTTAGAGCATTTTGCTTTTGAACCACTCCGTGTTTCAACGCATCATTCTGGCGAAAAACGTGGTTTTCTCCAGAATCCACGCCACTTCGTGGCGGCTGCCGCCTTCGCGTCAGCAGAGCAATTTCAAAGTGAAATTGCTCTAGGGGCGCAGTGTTTTTTTGATGATTTCAAGGCCGCGTGAAATTTCTTCATGCGTCAGGTGCGAATAGCCAAGAATTATCTCGTTGGCATGGCTGCCGTCACCATTCAGGGAATAGCGTTCCACCGGATACACCTTCACGCCCCTGGCATAAAGCGTTTCCGTCACTGCATCTGAAAACGCAATGTCTGCAAAGCTGGCCACAAGATGAAGGCCCGTCGCCTGCCCTCTGACTGTCACCGCCCCGCCAAAAGTTTTTGCCAGGCATTGCAGCAAATGATTCCTTTTACGGGCGTAGATTTTCTTCATTTTCCAGATATGCCGCTCAAGCTCGCCCTTGCTGATGAATGCTGCAAGCGCATATTGCGACAGGGCATCGGTATGCACATCCATATATCTTTTTTCTCTTCTCCAGTCGTCCATCATGCTCTCTGGAATGAGCGCAAATCCGAGGCGTAAGGCCGGGGAAAGAATTTTACTGAAAGATCCCAGATAGATCACCATTTCAGGATCAAGTTCATAAAGCGCACTTGTGGGCGCGCCCTCATAGCGAAACTCGCTGTCGTAATCGTCTTCAACCACGGCGCAGGACATTTCGCGGGCAAAGCGCACAAGGGCCTGACGCCGCTGAATGGGTAAAATCGCGCCCAGGGGGTATTGATGAGATGGGGTCGTATACACAAAAGCCACGTCTGCCCCTGGCGCTGCAAGAAATTTCTGCAAGGCCGACACATCCATACCCTGTGCATCCACGCCAACACCTTGTACGCGCAGTCCAGCGCGGTTCACTACCGCCGCCATCCCAGTATGCGCGGGATCTTCCACAAAGACGACGTCACCCTTTTTGCGCAGCAAGCGGGCAACAAGGCTCAGCCCCTGGGTTGAACCCGAGGTTATCATGACACGGCGCGGTGACACCTTGATTCCCCGCATCCTGAAAAGATACGCCGCGATGGCCTCACGCAATTCCCATACGCCTTCCGCCTCGCCATAGCGGAAAGAAGTTGAAGGCAATGATTCGGAGACGCGTGCGTAAATTTTCGCCCATTCCTTTTTGGGGAAAGCCTCCAGATCCGGGATGCCTGAGCGAAAACTGATATGCGCGCTGTGCTGCCCTTCGCCCGAATGACGCTCGTCAGCACAAATCCGGGCTGGAGCATCAGCGACAGACGTTCGCGCCATGACGACAATACCCCGCGCAACCGTTGTGCCCGATCCCTGGCGGGTTTCCAGATAGCCTTCGGCAATCAACTGGTCATAGGCCTCCAGAACGGTGCTTCGAGCAATGTCCAGATCTTTGCCAAGCGCCCTGCTGGACGGCAGCCTTTCACTTTCGCGCAACATACCAGAAAGAATAAAGAATTTAATTTTTTCATACAACTGCCGCGAGACAGGCACCCTGCTTTTTTTGTCTGGCGTGAACCACATATGTTCTCCTGAAAAAGTGGTCTGGCAATATTCGGCAAAAAGTGGATCTGTTAAATACCATTTTTCATCAATATATGCAGATCTGGCAGAGAGCAAGAAGTCTCATGGCAGTGGCCAAAATTCAGCCATTGAAAAACTGCAAGGCAATCAACAACTATGTCAGGTGAAAATGGACAGACAGATGGAAGCGTACTGCTACCTTGCCATGGCAATGATCATTGCTGGCAGCGCGGTTGTGGCGGGCAAGATAATTGTTTCGGACATCCCAATTTTTCTTGGCGCAGAGCTGGGCATTGCCTTCAGCCTGCCATTTCTGCTTTTTCCCGCACTGCGTCGCCGTAAAGCACCGTGGCCCTCAGACCGTAAAACACACATGATTCTTTTTGGCCAGGGACTTTGCGGCGTTGTACTTTACCGTGTTTTCATGTTCTGGGGGTTACAGCACACCTCAGCAACGACGGCGGGTCTCATTGGCAGCACGGCCCCGGTGCTTATAGCTTTTCTGGCGGTACTGCTGTTGCGCGAAAAGCTGCCCGGTTCCCGGCTTGCGGGTGCGGCATGTGTTTCCATAGGCATCATTGCCATGAACATCATGCCATTTCTTGAAAATGCAGCGGAGGCCGGGGCCACCCTGCTTGGGAATTGTCTTGTGCTGGCGGCGATCCTGTGTGAATCCCTGTTTTCGGTTATGAGTAAATTGTAGTAGTTCAGACTTGATCTGACAGTCGGTTCCGTTTTGATGGTTCCGATTGTCAGGTTAGTTGAGTTGTCCGACCTTTTCCTTCCAGATCTGTTTTCCGTCAAGGAGTGTTTGCAATGGCGTTCTGCCGCAACACTTTTTCCCTTGATGTGTCCTTTCGATGTTGTAATGTTCCATCCAGACATCCAGATCGGCCTGCAGTTCCTCCAGAGAGTTATACAGTTTCCGCCGGAAGGCAACCTGGTAAAACTCGTGCAGGATGGTCTTGTGGAAACGTTCGCAGATGCCGTTTGTCTGCGGATGCCGCGCCTTGGCCTTGGTGTGTTCTATGTTGTTTATGCCCAGATAAAGCTGGTAGTCATGCGTTTCCAGTCTGCCGCAGTACTCTGTGCCCCTGTCCGTCAGCATGCGGATAATGCCCATTTCCATTGAAGTGAAGAATGGCAAAACCCGGTCATTGAGCAGGTCGGCTCCGGTGATGGGTGTTTTGGTAGTGTAGAGCTTGGCAGCCGCCCACTTAGAGTAGGTATCCACAAAGGTTTGCTGATAAATACGGCCGACGCCCTTGATGGTGCCGACGTAAAATGTGTCCTGACTGCCGAGATATCCGGGATGATGGCTTTCTATTTCGCCGCAAGCCTCATCGTCGTGTTTTTTACGCTCCAGAGCTTGTACCTGGGCTTCGGTGAGCACAATGCCCTCTTCAGCGGACTTCTTCTCCAGGGCGTTCAGGCGCTGCTTCATTGAGGCCAGGTCATGGCGCAACCAGATGGAACGCACCCCTGACGGCGACACAAATACGCCGGTTTTGCGCAGTTCGTTGCTGGCCCGCACTTGCCCATGAGCAGGGAAGGCTATCGCAAAATCCAACACCGCCAGTTCCGTGGCCTCTTCCACGCGATTTTTCAGGTTGGGCTTTTTGCGGCTGACCTCAAACAGCGCTTCAACGCCTCCGGCGTCTCGTGCTGTTTGATACCGGTAGAAGGTATCTCTGGAAAAGCCCATGATGCGGCAGGCTCTGGAGACATTGCCGAGTTCGGCAGCAAGGTTGAGAAGTCCGGTCTTGTGTTTGATGACGTTTTGATTGAAACTTTCCATGGGGAAACTCCGTGGGCGCTGTGCCCGGTTGATGGTACGTTTACACTTCCATCAAAACGGAGTTCCCCTCGCTTTTCAAGGGACAACTGTCAGATCAAATCGCGACTACTTCAAGTAAATCCCTGTGCCAGCCCATGTCCGCACTGCTCCGAACAACCTTGGTTTCACTGTACGCGTTTGCCTGCCTGCTGCCATTGGCGCTGTACGATGCGCTTGGTTATGATTTTGCGCTCATGAACACGTCGTCCATAGTATGTGTGGCATACTATGGTTTCTTTGTTTCTTTTCTTTCCTATGTGTTTTGGTTCAAGGGCGTAGCCGAAGTGCCTGCCGGAGTGGCTGGATCATTTACCGGACTTGTGCCCTTAAGCAGCATCTTTTTCTCCTGGCTTGTCTTGCACGAACACATAGAGTTTATTCATTGGATCGGCCTTCTTTTTGTTTTGACAGGAATATTATTTTCCTGTGCCTCTGACGCACTGCTGGGTGCAAGAATATCACCCATCAGGACTCCCCCCAAAACACATGTTTAAAGCATCCCCGCCAATGAGCGTTGGACAGCATAAAAAACTTCGCCCTGCCTGGCTCTGGAAGTGAAACAAAAAAGCCAGCAACCTGATCAAAATAATAGCTGCAAGTGCAGCCATTTCAGTTGATGACCAGAAAATCAGAAACCACCCGCAACGTGCAGGTGGTTTCTGG
This DNA window, taken from Desulfovibrio sp. 86, encodes the following:
- a CDS encoding IS481 family transposase, with protein sequence MESFNQNVIKHKTGLLNLAAELGNVSRACRIMGFSRDTFYRYQTARDAGGVEALFEVSRKKPNLKNRVEEATELAVLDFAIAFPAHGQVRASNELRKTGVFVSPSGVRSIWLRHDLASMKQRLNALEKKSAEEGIVLTEAQVQALERKKHDDEACGEIESHHPGYLGSQDTFYVGTIKGVGRIYQQTFVDTYSKWAAAKLYTTKTPITGADLLNDRVLPFFTSMEMGIIRMLTDRGTEYCGRLETHDYQLYLGINNIEHTKAKARHPQTNGICERFHKTILHEFYQVAFRRKLYNSLEELQADLDVWMEHYNIERTHQGKKCCGRTPLQTLLDGKQIWKEKVGQLN
- a CDS encoding DMT family transporter, which codes for MNHICSPEKVVWQYSAKSGSVKYHFSSIYADLAESKKSHGSGQNSAIEKLQGNQQLCQVKMDRQMEAYCYLAMAMIIAGSAVVAGKIIVSDIPIFLGAELGIAFSLPFLLFPALRRRKAPWPSDRKTHMILFGQGLCGVVLYRVFMFWGLQHTSATTAGLIGSTAPVLIAFLAVLLLREKLPGSRLAGAACVSIGIIAMNIMPFLENAAEAGATLLGNCLVLAAILCESLFSVMSKL
- the gdhA gene encoding NADP-specific glutamate dehydrogenase — encoded protein: MSYVQRVISNLQDRYAYEPVFLQAVQEVLHSLQPVLDKNPHYERNKILERIVEPERTISFRVQWVDDNGQVQVNKGFRVQYNSAIGPYKGGLRFHPSVNQGILKFLGFEQVFKNSLTGLAIGGGKGGADFDPKGKSEMEIMRFCQAFMSELFRHIGATIDVPAGDMGVGGREIGYLYGQYKRLTCSYEGVLTGKNLLFGGSLARTEATGYGAVYFAQSMLDARGKSLEDRTCVVSGAGNVAIYCCEKLYQVGAKPVTVSDSRGMIHDPEGIKVDVLKQVKEVERASLSRYAEIVPSAVYTPTSGYPEGRNAVWSVPCFAAFPCATQNELNLEDAKALLANGCQCVAEGANMPSTLDAMHAFLKAGICYGPAKAANAGGVATSQLEMAQNASMQSWSFEAVDNKLRQIMNNIYMSAAETAAEFGVPGNLVVGANIAGFCKVADAMVAQGV
- the pdxR gene encoding MocR-like pyridoxine biosynthesis transcription factor PdxR; this translates as MWFTPDKKSRVPVSRQLYEKIKFFILSGMLRESERLPSSRALGKDLDIARSTVLEAYDQLIAEGYLETRQGSGTTVARGIVVMARTSVADAPARICADERHSGEGQHSAHISFRSGIPDLEAFPKKEWAKIYARVSESLPSTSFRYGEAEGVWELREAIAAYLFRMRGIKVSPRRVMITSGSTQGLSLVARLLRKKGDVVFVEDPAHTGMAAVVNRAGLRVQGVGVDAQGMDVSALQKFLAAPGADVAFVYTTPSHQYPLGAILPIQRRQALVRFAREMSCAVVEDDYDSEFRYEGAPTSALYELDPEMVIYLGSFSKILSPALRLGFALIPESMMDDWRREKRYMDVHTDALSQYALAAFISKGELERHIWKMKKIYARKRNHLLQCLAKTFGGAVTVRGQATGLHLVASFADIAFSDAVTETLYARGVKVYPVERYSLNGDGSHANEIILGYSHLTHEEISRGLEIIKKTLRP
- a CDS encoding DMT family transporter produces the protein MATTSSKSLCQPMSALLRTTLVSLYAFACLLPLALYDALGYDFALMNTSSIVCVAYYGFFVSFLSYVFWFKGVAEVPAGVAGSFTGLVPLSSIFFSWLVLHEHIEFIHWIGLLFVLTGILFSCASDALLGARISPIRTPPKTHV